GGCCGATCGGCGGAGTAATCGCGGCGGTCTCGGGCAGTTCCGGCCGCGGCCGCCTGCTCGACCATCCCGCTGCCTACCTGCGCCAGCGCCTCGACGAGGACCTGCTGCCGCACCTGGCGGCGGCACGGCACCTGCTGCCGCTGCTGGCACAGGGCAACCGTGGTGGCACCTATGTGCTGATTGGCGGGCCGGGCGCGGAACAGCCATGGGCCGGCTATGGCCATCGCTCCATCGCCACTGCGGCGCTGCGCATGCTCGCGCGCGTGCTGCATGAAGAGGCGCGGAGCATGGGTGTGCGCGTGCAGCTGCTGTCGATCGACAGCCCGGTCAGCACCGAACTCAATCGCGAGCACGCCTGCCCGCAATGGCCCAGCGCGATTGCCGTCGGCCAGCGCGCATTGGCCCTTGTCGAACCGATTGGTACCGCTACCGCGGCGCAGGCGGTGGTCCGTTACGCCGACGTCGTACCCAACGACAGCGTCGATGTCGATTCCGTCGACGCTGGTTCGATTACCTCTCAGGTAACGGACGAATACGAAGCGCAAGCCCAAGCTGACGCTCAAACCGCAACCGAAGTCACATCGGGCCCTGACGCACTGCTGCCATCACGCTGTCTGCAGGACGCGCGCACGCTGCTCAGGAACCTGCTTTCACCCAGTAACGAAACCAATAACAACAACCCGCCGTTTTCGAACCAGGAACCTTCCTCGCCATGAGCCCCCGCAAAGCATTGGCCCGCTCCACCTCCGGAGTACCCGTCCTCGCCCTTGCGGCGAGCCTTCTGTTTGCTGCGGTCATCACCGCCTGCAGCAGCCAGGCCGAGCCCGGCGCGGGCATGCCGCCGCCGCCGGAAGTCAGCGTTGCCCAGGTGCTGAGCAAGCAGGTCAGCGAGTGGGACGACTTCACCGGTCGCGTCACCGCGATCGAAACGGTCGAACTGCGTCCGCGCGTCTCCGGTTACGTCGAGCGCGTGGCCTACCAGGAAGGCCAGGAAGTGAAGAAGGGCGACCTGCTGTTCGTCATCGACCAGCGCCGCTACAAGGCCCAGCTGGACCAGGCCCAGGCCGACCTCGAGCGCGCCCGCGCCGAGGCCCGTCTCGCCCAGACCCAGGACGTGCGTGCCCAGACCCTGGTCGAGGCGAAGGCGATCTCGCGCGAAGAGTTCGAGACCCGTCGTGCCGCCACCACCCAGGGCAACGCCGCGGTGCGTGCAGCCGAAGCGGCCGTCGCCAACGCCCAGCTCGACCTGCAGTTCACCCAGGTGCGTTCGCCGATCAACGGCCGCGCCGGTCGCGCCGCGGTCACCGAGGGCAACCTCGCCCAAGCCGATTCGACGCTGATGACCACGCTGGTCTCGCAGGACCCGGTGTTCGTCTACTTCGAAGCCGACGAGCAGAGCTTCCTGCGCTACCAGGCGCTGGCCCGCGACGGCAAGCGTGCGCAGTCGCAGAACCCGGTTCGCGTCGGCCTGGCCAACGAGCAGGGCTACCCGCATGAAGGCACGGTCGACTTCACCGACAACCAGGTCGATGCAGCCACCGGCACCATCCGCGCCCGCGCCGTGTTGCGCAACCCGGACCGCATCTTCACCCCGGGCCTGTTCGCGCGCGTGCAGCTGGAAGGCAGCAGCAGCGTCAAGGCGATGCTGATCGACGAGAAGGCCGTGCTGACCGACCAGGACCGCAAGTACGTCTACGTGCTCGGCCCGAAGAACGCCGCCACCCGCAAGGATGTGCAGCTCGGCCGCATCGTCGACGGCCTGCGCGTCGTCAACGCGGGCCTGGCACCGACCGACAAGGTGATCGTGCACGGCGTGCAGAAGGTGTTCTTCCCGGGCATGCCGGTGTCACCGAAGCAGATCGCGATGGGCGCGGCTGCTCCCGAGATGAAAGTCGCGATGAAGTAATCGAGTGCCCCTCCCCTGCCTGCAGGGGAGGGCGGAAAAAGCAGTCACCGTTTGGCGACGCCCCCGGCGTCGCCCAGGACTTTGCGGCCTGAAGGCCGCATCAGGAACCCCTCATGGACTTTTCAAAGTTCTTCATCGACAGACCGATCTTCGCCGCCGTGCTGTCGATCGTGATCTTCGCCGCCGGCCTGATCGCCATACCCATCCTGCCGATCAGCGAGTACCCGGAAGTGGTGCCGCCTTCGGTGGTGGTGCGCACGGTCTACCCGGGCGCCAACCCGAAGGTGATCGCCGAAACCGTGGCCACGCCGCTTGAAGAAGCGATCAACGGCGTCGAGGACATGATGTACATCAAGTCGGTCGCCGGTTCCGACGGCGTGCTGCAGATGACCGTCACGTTCCGTCCCGGCACCGATGCCGACGACGCGGCCGTGCGCGTGCAGAACCGCGTCGCGCAATCGCTCGCGCGCCTGCCCGAGGACGTTCGCCGGCAGGGCGTGACCACGCAGAAGCAGTCGCCGACGTTCCTGATGGTCGTGCACCTGACGTCGCCTGACGGCAAGTACGACACGCTGTACCTGCGCAACTACGCCCGCCTGCACGTCAAGGACGCGCTCGCGCGCATCCAGGGCGTCGGCGACGCGCAGATCTTCGGCGGTGGCGACTACGCCATGCGCGCCTGGCTCGACCCGGACAAGATCGCCTCGCGCGGCCTCACCGCTGGCGACGTGGTGCGGGCGATGCGCGAGCAGAACGTGCAGGTCTCGGCCGGCCAGCTCGGCGCCGAGCCGATGCCGAGCAGCGACTTCCTGACCCTGATCAACGCCCAGGGCCGCCTGCGCTCGGTCGAGGAGTTCGGCCAGATCGTGCTCAAGAGTGGCGCCGACGGCGAGATCGTCCGCCTGTCCGACGTCGCCCGCCTGGAACTGGGCGCCGGCGACTACACGCTGCGTTCGCAGCTCGACGGCAAGAGCGCGGTCGGCATCGGCATCTTCCAGGCGCCGGGCGCGAACGCGCTGGAGATCCAGGAGAAGGTGATCTCGTCGATGGACGAGATGTCCAAGCGCTTCCCGGCCGGCGTCAAGTACGAGGCCGTGTACGACACCACCATCTTCGTGCGCGATTCGATCAAGGCCGTGGTGACCACGCTGCTGGAAGCGATCGCACTGGTGGTGCTGGTGGTGATCCTGTTCCTGCAGACCTGGCGCGCTTCGATCATTCCGCTGATCGCGGTGCCGGTGTCGGTGGTGGGCACGTTTGCCGCGCTGTACCTGCTCGGATTCTCGATCAACACCCTGAGCCTGTTCGGCCTGGTGCTGGCGATCGGCATCGTGGTGGACGACGCGATCGTGGTCGTGGAGAACGTCGAGCGCAACATCGAGGAAGGCCTGTCGCCGATGGATGCGGCGCACCAGGCGATGAAGGAAGTGTCCGGGCCGATCGTCGCGATCGCGCTGGTGCTGTGCGCGGTGTTCGTGCCGATGGCGTTCCTGTCGGGCGTGACCGGGCAGTTCTACAAGCAGTTCGCGGTGACCATCGCCATCTCGACGGTGATCTCGGCGATCAACTCGCTGACGTTGTCGCCGGCCCTGGCCGCGCGCCTGCTCAAGCCGCACGGCGCACCGAAGGACGCACCGTCGCGCCTGATCGACCGCGCGTTTGGCTGGGTATTCCGTCCGTTCAACCGCTTCTTCAACTCCAGCTCCAACAAGTACCAGGGTGCCGTTTCCCGCACGCTGGGCCGTCGCGGCGCGGTGTTCGCGGTGTACGCGGTGCTGCTGGTCGCCACTGGCCTGATGTTCAAGATCGTGCCGGCCGGCTTCATTCCGATCCAGGACAAGCTGTACCTGATCGCCGGCGTGAAGCTGCCTGAGGGCTCGTCGATCGCCCGTACCGATGCGCTGCTGAAGAAGGTCAGCGACATCGCCATGAACACCGACGGCGTGGCGCATTCGATCGCGTTCCCGGGCCTGAACGCCCTGCAGTTCACCAACACGCCCAACACCGGCGTGGCGTTCTTCCCGCTCAAGCCGTTCAGCGAGCGCAACGGACGCACTGCCGAGCAGATCAACGCCGAGATCAACCAGAAGATCGCCGGGCTGCAGGAAGGCTTCACCTTCTCGTTCATGCCGCCGCCGATCCTGGGCCTGGGCAATGGTTCGGGCTACCAGATGTTCATCGAGGACCGTGGCAACCTCGGCTACGGCGCGCTGCAGAACGCGGTGAACTCGTTCCAGGGCGCGGTGTCGCAGACGCCGGGCATGGGCTTCCCTATCAGCAGTTACCAGGCCAACGTGCCGCAGCTCGACGCCGAGGTCGATCGCGTCAAGGCCAAGGCACAGGGCGTGCCGCTGACGGAGCTGTTCGACACGCTGCAGACCTACCTGGGTTCGGCGTACGTCAACGACTTCAACCAGTTCGGCCGTACCTGGCAGGTGATCGCCCAGGCGGACGGTTCCTACCGCGACAGCGTCGAGGACATCGCCAACCTGCGTACCCGCAATGACCGCGGCGAGATGGTGCCGATCGGCTCGATGGTGACGATCAAGCAGACCTACGGCCCCGACCCGGTGCTGCGCTACAACGGTTATCCGGCGGCCGACCTGGCAGGCGAAGCCGATCCGCGCATGCTGTCGTCGGCGCAGGCCATGGGCCAGCTCGAGGAAATCGCCGCCAAGGTGCTGCCCAACGGCATGAGCCTGGAGTGGACCGACCTGAGCTTCCAGCAGGCCACCCAGGGCAATGCCGCGCTGGTAGTGTTCCCGCTCGCGATCCTGCTCGCCTTCCTGGTGCTGGCGGCGCTGTACGAAAGCTGGACCCTGCCGCTGGCGGTGATCCTGATCGTGCCGATGTGCATGCTCTCGGCCCTGGCCGGCGTGTGGCTCACCGGTGGCGACAACAACGTGTTCGTGCAGGTGGGCCTGGTCGTGCTGATGGGCCTGGCGTGCAAGAACGCGATCCTGATCGTCGAGTTCGCCCGTGAACTTGAGATGCAGGGCAAGAGCATCGTCGAAGCCGCCCTGGAAGCCTGCCGCCTGCGTCTGCGCCCGATCGTGATGACCTCGATCGCCTTCATCGCCGGCACCGTGCCGCTGGTGCTGTCGCATGGCGCCGGTGCCGAGGTCCGCTCGGCCACGGGCATCACCGTGTTCGCCGGCATGCTCGGCGTGACCCTGTTCGGCCTGTTCCTGACTCCGGTGTTCTATGTCGCCCTGCGCAAGATGGTGAGCAAGACGCCGAAGTGGGTCAGCGAGCAGAGCTCGATGGGGAAGGCCCATGCGTAAGACGCCGATGAATGCACCGAACAGCCAGGCACTGAATCGCAACGAGGATTCCATCGTGCAGATACCGCAACGACTGAAGGTCGCCTCGGTGGCGAAAGTATTCGCGCCGTCGCTGCTGGCGCTCGCGCTGGCCGCGTGCGCGGTCGGGCCGGACTACGTTCGCCCTGACATGCCGAAGCCGGCCACCTTCGCCCGAGACGAAGGCGCACCCGCCACGGCCACCGCTTCGCCCGACGGCAGCAATGCCGCCGCGGCGGAGACGGCGACGCCGCAGGCCAACGCCGAGTTCTGGACCAGCTTCAACGACCCGCTGCTGACGCGGCTGGTCGAGGAATCGCTGGTCGCCAACCACGACCTGCGCATCGCCCTGGCCAGCTACGACCGTGCCAACGCATTGCTGCGCAACGCCAAGCTCGACCGCTTCCCGACCGTGACCGCCAGCGCCACGGGAACGGACTCGCGCTCGAGCGCGGACCAGGCACCGGGCGTCGGCCGCAACGATCGCGACGGCGAGAGCTACAACGTGCAGGCCGACGCCAGCTGGGAACTCGACCTGTTCGGTCGCGTCCGCCGCAACGTCGAGTCGCAGCGCGCTGAAGCATGGGCGACGGCTTCCGACCTGGACGCCTTGCAGGTCGCCATCGTCGGCGAAGTGGCCCGCACCTATGTCGAACTGCGCGGCCTGCAGGAGCGGCTGCGCGTGGCCCGCGACAACTCCGAGAACCAGCGCGAGACCCTGCGCCTGGTGCAGGCCCGCTTCGATGCCGGCCGCGGTACCGAGTTCGATACCTCGCGTGCCCGCGCCCAGCTCGAAGCGACCCTGTCGCGCGTTCCCAACCTGGAAGCGCAGGTCGCGGTGAACATGCATCGACTCGGCGTGCTCACCGGGCAGACGCCCGAAGCGCTGATCGGCGACCTGACGCCGCAGCAAGCGTTGCCGACACTGCCGGCGCGGCTCGACCCCGGTACCCCGGGCGAACTGCTGCGCAACCGTCCCGACGTGATCGCCGCCGAGCATCGCCTGCATTCCGCCACCGCCAGGATTGGCGTGGCCACGGCCGACCTGTTCCCGCGCTTCACGCTGTTCGGTTTGATCGGCAGCCAGGCAATCGACAGCAGCGCGCTGTTCGAGCGTGACAGCGAGACCCGCCTGGTCGGGTTGGGCATCGACTGGTCGTTCCTCGACATCGGCCGGGTGCGTGCGCGCATCGCCGCAGCCGATGCCGACGCGGCCGGCGACCTTGCCCGCTACGAGCAGGCCGTGCTGCTGGCGCTGGAAGACACCGAGAACGCGCTGGTGCGCTACGCCCGGGCCCGCGTCGAGGACCAGCACCTGGAGCAGGCCGCGATCGACAGCGCGACCGCGGCACGCCTGGCGCGCGTCCGCTACGAGGCCGGTGCGGCCGACCTGTTCGAGGTGCTCGATGCCGAGCGCACGCAGCTGGTCGCGCAGGAGGCCTTCGCCGACGGCCGTACCCGCAGCGTCAGCAACGCGGTCGCGCTGTACAAGGCGCTGGCCGGCGGTTGGCCGACCCGCGTGCCGCTGCGCGAGGACGTAGCCCAGCGCTGACACCCTTCCCCCATCCAAACCGACGGCCGGTGGCGGCACGCTTTCCCCCTCCCTCGGGCGTGTCGCCATCGGTTGCTCGGCGCGGTCAATCAAGGCCTCGCAGCCTTCTTCACGCCGCAGGGCCTCATCCCGCCTGCGGCGTTTTTTTATCCTCTCCGCCCCGGTGGAGTAGCATTTGCGTCCCCCAAAGGAGCCCGCGTCATGGCCGACAACGACAAGCCGTCCCGCGAACAGGCCGAAGCGGCCGTGCGCACCCTGCTGCGCTGGGCCGGCGACGACCCGGCCCGCGAAGGCCTGCTCGACACGCCCAAGCGCGTGGCCAAGGCATACACGGACTGGTTCAGCGGCTATGCCGAGGACCCGGCCGATTACCTCAAGCGCACCTTCGAGGAAGTCGAGGGCTATGACGAGATGATCGTGCTGCGCGACATCGAGTTCGAGAGCCATTGCGAACACCACATGGCACCGATCATCGGCAAGGCGCACGTCGGCTACCTGCCGGACGGCAAGGTCGTCGGCATCAGCAAGCTCGCGCGCGTGGTCGAGACCTACGCGCGACGCTTGCAGGTGCAGGAGAAGATGACCGCGCAGATCGCGCAGGTGATCCAGGATGTGCTGCAGCCGCGCGGTGTCGGTGTGGTGATCGAAGGCGCGCACGAGTGCATGACCACGCGCGGAGTGCACAAGCGCGGCGTGAGCATGATCACGTCGAAGATGCTGGGCAGCTTCCGCGAGGATGCGCGGACCCGTGCGGAGTTCCTGCAGTTCATCGATGTCGGGCCGGGGCGGTAACCGGCCGTACACTGCGTTGCCGTTGGTTCAGCCGACGAGCGAGCGCGATCGCGCCCTGATTCGGCCGCATTAAGCAAATCATGGCCGTTTCTTCGCACATCGTTTGCGAACGCTTTGGCAGGATCCAGGTTCACGTCAACGGATCCTGGAGATGCCCATGAGCGAGCCATCCGCGCGGAACACGTTGAAAGTGGTGTGCAGCATCGCGGCGGCATTCGCCGCCGGTGCGCTGGCGATGTACCTGATGGACCCCAACACCGGGCGCCGGCGTCGTGCCTTGATCCGCGACCGCAGTGCATCGCTAGGCAGCGATGCCGGACATTACGTGCGTGGCAAGGCCAGGCGCGCCGCCCATCGCCTCAAGGGCGTTGCCGCGCGCGGGCGCTCCAGCCTGTCGTCCGAGCTACTCGACGACGACCGCCTGCACGATCGCATCCGCGCCCGACTGGGTCGCGTGGTGGGTCATCCGCGCGACGTCGAGGTGCACGTGCACGATGGATGGGTGCAGCTCAAGGGCGCCGTGGCCGAGGAGGAGTTCGAGGATCTCCTGCGCGAGGTCTCGGCGATGCGCGGCGTACGAAATCTGGAAAGCTTGCTGCGCACCAATTCCTCGCCAGGGCAGCCGGAAGGGCCGCGACTGGGGCCGCACTGAACACGCCGCTTGTGTGCCGCAACACCTGCGGCACACCTTCCGTCACCCCAGGAGCAATCGCACAATCCCGGCGGCAGCTTCCCTTCCTTCGTACGCCGCCGTGACCACCAGGTCGGCGCCACGGACGCTGTCGCCACCGGCGAAGACCCGTGGATTTGCTGTCTGGAACGGCAGCCGCGCATCCGCGGGCGCCTTCTTCCGCGAGCCACAGCCCGTGGCGGCAGGCTGCACGCGAATGCGTCCGTTGCCTTCCAGCTCGATCCCATGCGCAGACAGCCATTCCGGCGGATCGGGCTGGAAGCCGAACGCGATGATCACCACGTCTGCCGCCAGCACGGACTCGCTGCCTTCGACGATCTCGGCATTCTGGCGGCCCTGTGCATCGGGTGCGCCCAATCGGGTCTCGGCCACGCGCACGCCGGAGACGTCGCCGTCTTCGCCGAGCAGTTCCAGCGGCTGCCGGTTGAACAGGAACTGCACGCCTTCCTCGCGCGCATTGGACACCTCGCGCGCCGAGCCGGGCATGTTGGCTTCGTCGCGGCGATAGGCGCAGGTGACGCGCGATGCGCCCAGGCGCACCGCGCTGCGCACGCAGTCCATGCCGGTGTCGCCGCCGCCGAGCACGACCACGCGCTTGCCGCGCAGGTCGGGCAGGGCGACGTGGTCTTCCCAGCCGGCGATCGGCTTGCCGACGACGTCATCGGCGCCGTGCACCAGGCGCCCGTTCTGCACCAGGAAAGGCAGGGCAGGCAGGACGTTGCGCAGGTCCTGGCCCGGCAGTCCGCCATCGGTATAGCGATAGCTGCCCAGTCCCAGGAACACCGCGTCGAACTCCGCCAGCAGCGTGTCCAGGCCTACGTCGCGACCGATCTCGACGCCGAGGCGGAACGTCACGCCCATGCCCTCGAGCACGTCGCGGCGCGTGGCCATCACCGACTTGTCGAGCTTGAAACTGGGGATGCCGAAGTGGAGCAGGCCGCCGATCTGTTCGTAACGGTCGAACACCACCGCTTCGATGCCGGCACGCGCCAGCCGGTCCGCGCACGACAGACCCGCCGGGCCGGCACCGATCACCGCCACGCGCTTGCCGGTGGCGACCACGCGCGAGAGGTCCGGCCGCCAGCCGTCGGCGAGCGCGCGGTCGGCGATGTACTTCTCGACCGCACCGATGGTGACCGCGCCGAAACCGTCATTGAGCGTGCAGCTGCCTTCGCACAGGCGATCCTGCGGGCACACGCGCCCACACACTTCCGGCAGCGGGTTGGTCTCGTGGGCGAGCGCGGCGGCCTCGTGGATGCGGCCTTCGCGCGCCAGTTCGAGCCAGTTCGGGATGTAGTTGTGCAGCGGGCACTTCCAGGCGCAGTACGGGTTGCCGCAGTCCAGGCAGCGCCCGGCCTGGTGCTTGGCCTCGGCCTCGCCGAAGCGACCGTAGAGTTCGTTCCAGTCGCCGCTCTGCCGCAACTCGAGCGGGATCCGCGCCGGCATCTGCCGGGGG
Above is a genomic segment from Lysobacter sp. S4-A87 containing:
- a CDS encoding SDR family oxidoreductase, whose product is MKSPVARPAQQASAQKASVARTPVVVLGATGGVGRGVVEAALAAGRPVIAVARDKSGLQCLKSHHPKADLSVVAGSISSDADGERLAKALGKLGRPIGGVIAAVSGSSGRGRLLDHPAAYLRQRLDEDLLPHLAAARHLLPLLAQGNRGGTYVLIGGPGAEQPWAGYGHRSIATAALRMLARVLHEEARSMGVRVQLLSIDSPVSTELNREHACPQWPSAIAVGQRALALVEPIGTATAAQAVVRYADVVPNDSVDVDSVDAGSITSQVTDEYEAQAQADAQTATEVTSGPDALLPSRCLQDARTLLRNLLSPSNETNNNNPPFSNQEPSSP
- a CDS encoding efflux RND transporter periplasmic adaptor subunit — translated: MSPRKALARSTSGVPVLALAASLLFAAVITACSSQAEPGAGMPPPPEVSVAQVLSKQVSEWDDFTGRVTAIETVELRPRVSGYVERVAYQEGQEVKKGDLLFVIDQRRYKAQLDQAQADLERARAEARLAQTQDVRAQTLVEAKAISREEFETRRAATTQGNAAVRAAEAAVANAQLDLQFTQVRSPINGRAGRAAVTEGNLAQADSTLMTTLVSQDPVFVYFEADEQSFLRYQALARDGKRAQSQNPVRVGLANEQGYPHEGTVDFTDNQVDAATGTIRARAVLRNPDRIFTPGLFARVQLEGSSSVKAMLIDEKAVLTDQDRKYVYVLGPKNAATRKDVQLGRIVDGLRVVNAGLAPTDKVIVHGVQKVFFPGMPVSPKQIAMGAAAPEMKVAMK
- a CDS encoding multidrug efflux RND transporter permease subunit, encoding MDFSKFFIDRPIFAAVLSIVIFAAGLIAIPILPISEYPEVVPPSVVVRTVYPGANPKVIAETVATPLEEAINGVEDMMYIKSVAGSDGVLQMTVTFRPGTDADDAAVRVQNRVAQSLARLPEDVRRQGVTTQKQSPTFLMVVHLTSPDGKYDTLYLRNYARLHVKDALARIQGVGDAQIFGGGDYAMRAWLDPDKIASRGLTAGDVVRAMREQNVQVSAGQLGAEPMPSSDFLTLINAQGRLRSVEEFGQIVLKSGADGEIVRLSDVARLELGAGDYTLRSQLDGKSAVGIGIFQAPGANALEIQEKVISSMDEMSKRFPAGVKYEAVYDTTIFVRDSIKAVVTTLLEAIALVVLVVILFLQTWRASIIPLIAVPVSVVGTFAALYLLGFSINTLSLFGLVLAIGIVVDDAIVVVENVERNIEEGLSPMDAAHQAMKEVSGPIVAIALVLCAVFVPMAFLSGVTGQFYKQFAVTIAISTVISAINSLTLSPALAARLLKPHGAPKDAPSRLIDRAFGWVFRPFNRFFNSSSNKYQGAVSRTLGRRGAVFAVYAVLLVATGLMFKIVPAGFIPIQDKLYLIAGVKLPEGSSIARTDALLKKVSDIAMNTDGVAHSIAFPGLNALQFTNTPNTGVAFFPLKPFSERNGRTAEQINAEINQKIAGLQEGFTFSFMPPPILGLGNGSGYQMFIEDRGNLGYGALQNAVNSFQGAVSQTPGMGFPISSYQANVPQLDAEVDRVKAKAQGVPLTELFDTLQTYLGSAYVNDFNQFGRTWQVIAQADGSYRDSVEDIANLRTRNDRGEMVPIGSMVTIKQTYGPDPVLRYNGYPAADLAGEADPRMLSSAQAMGQLEEIAAKVLPNGMSLEWTDLSFQQATQGNAALVVFPLAILLAFLVLAALYESWTLPLAVILIVPMCMLSALAGVWLTGGDNNVFVQVGLVVLMGLACKNAILIVEFARELEMQGKSIVEAALEACRLRLRPIVMTSIAFIAGTVPLVLSHGAGAEVRSATGITVFAGMLGVTLFGLFLTPVFYVALRKMVSKTPKWVSEQSSMGKAHA
- a CDS encoding efflux transporter outer membrane subunit; translation: MRKTPMNAPNSQALNRNEDSIVQIPQRLKVASVAKVFAPSLLALALAACAVGPDYVRPDMPKPATFARDEGAPATATASPDGSNAAAAETATPQANAEFWTSFNDPLLTRLVEESLVANHDLRIALASYDRANALLRNAKLDRFPTVTASATGTDSRSSADQAPGVGRNDRDGESYNVQADASWELDLFGRVRRNVESQRAEAWATASDLDALQVAIVGEVARTYVELRGLQERLRVARDNSENQRETLRLVQARFDAGRGTEFDTSRARAQLEATLSRVPNLEAQVAVNMHRLGVLTGQTPEALIGDLTPQQALPTLPARLDPGTPGELLRNRPDVIAAEHRLHSATARIGVATADLFPRFTLFGLIGSQAIDSSALFERDSETRLVGLGIDWSFLDIGRVRARIAAADADAAGDLARYEQAVLLALEDTENALVRYARARVEDQHLEQAAIDSATAARLARVRYEAGAADLFEVLDAERTQLVAQEAFADGRTRSVSNAVALYKALAGGWPTRVPLREDVAQR
- the folE gene encoding GTP cyclohydrolase I FolE: MADNDKPSREQAEAAVRTLLRWAGDDPAREGLLDTPKRVAKAYTDWFSGYAEDPADYLKRTFEEVEGYDEMIVLRDIEFESHCEHHMAPIIGKAHVGYLPDGKVVGISKLARVVETYARRLQVQEKMTAQIAQVIQDVLQPRGVGVVIEGAHECMTTRGVHKRGVSMITSKMLGSFREDARTRAEFLQFIDVGPGR
- a CDS encoding BON domain-containing protein, with translation MSEPSARNTLKVVCSIAAAFAAGALAMYLMDPNTGRRRRALIRDRSASLGSDAGHYVRGKARRAAHRLKGVAARGRSSLSSELLDDDRLHDRIRARLGRVVGHPRDVEVHVHDGWVQLKGAVAEEEFEDLLREVSAMRGVRNLESLLRTNSSPGQPEGPRLGPH
- a CDS encoding FAD-dependent oxidoreductase, which gives rise to MDAKKPVFAFRETPRQMPARIPLELRQSGDWNELYGRFGEAEAKHQAGRCLDCGNPYCAWKCPLHNYIPNWLELAREGRIHEAAALAHETNPLPEVCGRVCPQDRLCEGSCTLNDGFGAVTIGAVEKYIADRALADGWRPDLSRVVATGKRVAVIGAGPAGLSCADRLARAGIEAVVFDRYEQIGGLLHFGIPSFKLDKSVMATRRDVLEGMGVTFRLGVEIGRDVGLDTLLAEFDAVFLGLGSYRYTDGGLPGQDLRNVLPALPFLVQNGRLVHGADDVVGKPIAGWEDHVALPDLRGKRVVVLGGGDTGMDCVRSAVRLGASRVTCAYRRDEANMPGSAREVSNAREEGVQFLFNRQPLELLGEDGDVSGVRVAETRLGAPDAQGRQNAEIVEGSESVLAADVVIIAFGFQPDPPEWLSAHGIELEGNGRIRVQPAATGCGSRKKAPADARLPFQTANPRVFAGGDSVRGADLVVTAAYEGREAAAGIVRLLLG